Proteins from a genomic interval of Geotrypetes seraphini chromosome 7, aGeoSer1.1, whole genome shotgun sequence:
- the FBXO34 gene encoding F-box only protein 34 isoform X1, translated as MRSKAEKANVSTTPSVMVGGWRLKHKSIRISGMHLKPYHKLQKRNPFLELSQNTMKNLPMNHKSSVKEIKLINACTKQSFLSVSTHRPLGALSQNTMYNEGGKNTADSLVKGKNISATIHPGSEVEGPLDICTIIKPGNTKEKIAFFAAHHCGNNRTGSVKIKSTWDIDERSAKRRKKSLELRKAKKQLEKETQNYQPEPFASSIDQCSEHYVSEGGDGIFPSRSLSVIEMVAFLEQRANALLEDCTKNCSNSYAVTRFAGQFKGLPSVSEPYTTLAACEMFSQRGSSESGDLQNEPVRVLDMVAKLESECLKRQNEHDAGRLSRNNSFRRNVGRMFLASGSQSEKNETGKVSSERVDLKDHIEDFGTLDNICTKSIPKADDSLWAEAAPSASRKKQSLQPVDDFYITSVKLTLPREKSLKIRSQCDIEITVDPVKFSFSVCPKTLVIAPDALQWKNIEVDQSIKESETCLGRKSVSSPKVVAIPIQKQSETDKRDPEVKTSSLSCEDSLPGTLFFQLHKNQKDEKDPCLHERYKQKLPEIGLIIKEASTDGIASENYSLESYIASVSLENGSRVPLKKQVSHDFLETRFKIQQLLEPQQYMIFLPHHIMVKIFRFLPTKTLAILKCTCLYFKFIIEHYDIRPADSLWVRDPRYKADPCKQCKKKYVKGDVSLCWWHPKPYCQALPYGPGYWMCCHKTQKESSGCKVGLHDNRWVPACHSFNRTIYKKIKESEQDDEF; from the coding sequence gaTTTCTGGCATGCACCTAAAACCATATCACAAGCTACAAAAGAGAAATCCATTTCTAGAATTGAGCCAGAATACAATGAAAAACCTTCCTATGAATCACAAGAGCTctgtaaaagaaataaaactcATTAATGCTTGCACTAAACAGAGCTTTTTATCTGTATCAACCCATAGGCCTTTAGGAGCTTTGTCTCAGAACACAATGTACAATGAAGGTGGGAAAAATACAGCAGATAGTCTTGTTAAAGGAAAGAATATTTCTGCAACAATCCATCCAGGTAGTGAAGTGGAAGGTCCATTGGATATCTGTACAATCATCAAACCTGGAAATACCAAGGAGAAGATTGCCTTTTTTGCAGCACATCATTGTGGCAACAATAGGACAGGCTCAGTAAAAATCAAGAGCACCTGGGATATAGATGAAAGATCtgctaaaagaagaaaaaaatctttaGAACTTAGGAAAGCTAAAAAGCAATTAGAGAAGGAGACACAAAACTACCAACCTGAACCTTTTGCTTCCAGCATCGACCAGTGTTCTGAACATTATGTAAGTGAAGGAGGTGATGGCATATTTCCAAGTAGATCTTTGTCTGTAATAGAGATGGTAGCTTTTCTGGAACAACGAGCAAATGCTTTACTCGAAGACTGTACAAAAAATTGCTCAAACTCTTATGCTGTAACAAGGTTTGCTGGACAGTTTAAAGGGTTACCTTCAGTTTCAGAACCTTATACCACACTTGCTGCCTGTGAGATGTTTTCCCAGAGAGGCTCTTCTGAAAGTGGCGATCTGCAGAATGAGCCTGTGCGTGTTCTGGACATGGTTGCAAAACTTGAATCAGAGTGTTTAAAGCGTCAAAATGAACATGACGCAGGGCGTCTCTCTAGAAATAACAGTTTCCGAAGAAATGTTGGCAGGATGTTTCTAGCAAGTGGATCTCAGTCTGAAAAGAATGAAACTGGAAAAGTATCTTCTGAGAGAGTTGATCTCAAGGATCACATTGAAGATTTTGGTACATTAGATAATATCTGCACAAAATCAATCCCTAAAGCTGATGACTCATTATGGGCTGAAGCTGCACCTTCAGCATCCCGCAAAAAGCAGTCCTTGCAACCAGTGGATGATTTCTATATTACAAGTGTTAAATTAACCCTTCCCAGGGAAAAGTCACTGAAAATTAGAAGTCAATGTGATATTGAAATAACAGTGGATCCTGTTAAGTTCTCTTTTTCTGTGTGTCCAAAAACCCTGGTAATTGCACCAGATGCATTGCAGTGGAAGAATATAGAAGTTGACCAATCAATTAAAGAATCTGAAACCTGCCTTGGAAGGAAATCTGTCTCATCACCAAAGGTAGTAGCTATACCAATTCAGAAACAATCAGAAACTGATAAGAGAGATCCAGAAGTAAAAACCTCAAGTTTAAGTTGTGAAGATTCACTTCCAGGGACATTATTTTTCCAACTGCACAAGAATCAAAAGGATGAAAAAGATCCATGTTTGCATGAAAGGTACAAACAAAAGTTGCCAGAAATAGGCTTGATAATAAAGGAGGCTTCTACTGATGGAATAGCCAGTGAAAATTATTCTTTAGAGAGCTACATAGCTTCAGTATCTTTAGAAAATGGGTCTCGGGTACCTTTGAAAAAACAGGTGTCTCATGATTTTTTGGAGACAAGGTTTAAAATTCAGCAGCTTTTGGAACCTCAGCAGTATATGATCTTTTTGCCACATCACATTATGGTAAAGATATTTCGATTTCTTCCTACAAAAACACTGGCAATTCTAAAATGTACATGTCTTTATTTCAAGTTCATCATTGAACACTATGACATAAGACCAGCAGATTCCCTTTGGGTCCGTGATCCACGCTACAAAGCTGATCCTTGTAAGCAGTGCAAAAAGAAATATGTGAAAGGGGATGTTTCTCTGTGCTGGTGGCATCCCAAGCCTTATTGTCAAGCTTTACCATATGGACCAGGTTATTGGATGTGCTGCCATAAGACTCAGAAAGAGAGTTCTGGTTGCAAAGTAGGACTTCATGACAATCGGTGGGTCCCTGCTTGCCACAGCTTTAACCGAACtatttacaagaaaataaaagaatcTGAACAAGATGATGAATTTTAG
- the FBXO34 gene encoding F-box only protein 34 isoform X3, protein MHLKPYHKLQKRNPFLELSQNTMKNLPMNHKSSVKEIKLINACTKQSFLSVSTHRPLGALSQNTMYNEGGKNTADSLVKGKNISATIHPGSEVEGPLDICTIIKPGNTKEKIAFFAAHHCGNNRTGSVKIKSTWDIDERSAKRRKKSLELRKAKKQLEKETQNYQPEPFASSIDQCSEHYVSEGGDGIFPSRSLSVIEMVAFLEQRANALLEDCTKNCSNSYAVTRFAGQFKGLPSVSEPYTTLAACEMFSQRGSSESGDLQNEPVRVLDMVAKLESECLKRQNEHDAGRLSRNNSFRRNVGRMFLASGSQSEKNETGKVSSERVDLKDHIEDFGTLDNICTKSIPKADDSLWAEAAPSASRKKQSLQPVDDFYITSVKLTLPREKSLKIRSQCDIEITVDPVKFSFSVCPKTLVIAPDALQWKNIEVDQSIKESETCLGRKSVSSPKVVAIPIQKQSETDKRDPEVKTSSLSCEDSLPGTLFFQLHKNQKDEKDPCLHERYKQKLPEIGLIIKEASTDGIASENYSLESYIASVSLENGSRVPLKKQVSHDFLETRFKIQQLLEPQQYMIFLPHHIMVKIFRFLPTKTLAILKCTCLYFKFIIEHYDIRPADSLWVRDPRYKADPCKQCKKKYVKGDVSLCWWHPKPYCQALPYGPGYWMCCHKTQKESSGCKVGLHDNRWVPACHSFNRTIYKKIKESEQDDEF, encoded by the coding sequence ATGCACCTAAAACCATATCACAAGCTACAAAAGAGAAATCCATTTCTAGAATTGAGCCAGAATACAATGAAAAACCTTCCTATGAATCACAAGAGCTctgtaaaagaaataaaactcATTAATGCTTGCACTAAACAGAGCTTTTTATCTGTATCAACCCATAGGCCTTTAGGAGCTTTGTCTCAGAACACAATGTACAATGAAGGTGGGAAAAATACAGCAGATAGTCTTGTTAAAGGAAAGAATATTTCTGCAACAATCCATCCAGGTAGTGAAGTGGAAGGTCCATTGGATATCTGTACAATCATCAAACCTGGAAATACCAAGGAGAAGATTGCCTTTTTTGCAGCACATCATTGTGGCAACAATAGGACAGGCTCAGTAAAAATCAAGAGCACCTGGGATATAGATGAAAGATCtgctaaaagaagaaaaaaatctttaGAACTTAGGAAAGCTAAAAAGCAATTAGAGAAGGAGACACAAAACTACCAACCTGAACCTTTTGCTTCCAGCATCGACCAGTGTTCTGAACATTATGTAAGTGAAGGAGGTGATGGCATATTTCCAAGTAGATCTTTGTCTGTAATAGAGATGGTAGCTTTTCTGGAACAACGAGCAAATGCTTTACTCGAAGACTGTACAAAAAATTGCTCAAACTCTTATGCTGTAACAAGGTTTGCTGGACAGTTTAAAGGGTTACCTTCAGTTTCAGAACCTTATACCACACTTGCTGCCTGTGAGATGTTTTCCCAGAGAGGCTCTTCTGAAAGTGGCGATCTGCAGAATGAGCCTGTGCGTGTTCTGGACATGGTTGCAAAACTTGAATCAGAGTGTTTAAAGCGTCAAAATGAACATGACGCAGGGCGTCTCTCTAGAAATAACAGTTTCCGAAGAAATGTTGGCAGGATGTTTCTAGCAAGTGGATCTCAGTCTGAAAAGAATGAAACTGGAAAAGTATCTTCTGAGAGAGTTGATCTCAAGGATCACATTGAAGATTTTGGTACATTAGATAATATCTGCACAAAATCAATCCCTAAAGCTGATGACTCATTATGGGCTGAAGCTGCACCTTCAGCATCCCGCAAAAAGCAGTCCTTGCAACCAGTGGATGATTTCTATATTACAAGTGTTAAATTAACCCTTCCCAGGGAAAAGTCACTGAAAATTAGAAGTCAATGTGATATTGAAATAACAGTGGATCCTGTTAAGTTCTCTTTTTCTGTGTGTCCAAAAACCCTGGTAATTGCACCAGATGCATTGCAGTGGAAGAATATAGAAGTTGACCAATCAATTAAAGAATCTGAAACCTGCCTTGGAAGGAAATCTGTCTCATCACCAAAGGTAGTAGCTATACCAATTCAGAAACAATCAGAAACTGATAAGAGAGATCCAGAAGTAAAAACCTCAAGTTTAAGTTGTGAAGATTCACTTCCAGGGACATTATTTTTCCAACTGCACAAGAATCAAAAGGATGAAAAAGATCCATGTTTGCATGAAAGGTACAAACAAAAGTTGCCAGAAATAGGCTTGATAATAAAGGAGGCTTCTACTGATGGAATAGCCAGTGAAAATTATTCTTTAGAGAGCTACATAGCTTCAGTATCTTTAGAAAATGGGTCTCGGGTACCTTTGAAAAAACAGGTGTCTCATGATTTTTTGGAGACAAGGTTTAAAATTCAGCAGCTTTTGGAACCTCAGCAGTATATGATCTTTTTGCCACATCACATTATGGTAAAGATATTTCGATTTCTTCCTACAAAAACACTGGCAATTCTAAAATGTACATGTCTTTATTTCAAGTTCATCATTGAACACTATGACATAAGACCAGCAGATTCCCTTTGGGTCCGTGATCCACGCTACAAAGCTGATCCTTGTAAGCAGTGCAAAAAGAAATATGTGAAAGGGGATGTTTCTCTGTGCTGGTGGCATCCCAAGCCTTATTGTCAAGCTTTACCATATGGACCAGGTTATTGGATGTGCTGCCATAAGACTCAGAAAGAGAGTTCTGGTTGCAAAGTAGGACTTCATGACAATCGGTGGGTCCCTGCTTGCCACAGCTTTAACCGAACtatttacaagaaaataaaagaatcTGAACAAGATGATGAATTTTAG
- the FBXO34 gene encoding F-box only protein 34 isoform X2, with protein MRSSYRLILCEPLKTTSTAFHQVRRISGMHLKPYHKLQKRNPFLELSQNTMKNLPMNHKSSVKEIKLINACTKQSFLSVSTHRPLGALSQNTMYNEGGKNTADSLVKGKNISATIHPGSEVEGPLDICTIIKPGNTKEKIAFFAAHHCGNNRTGSVKIKSTWDIDERSAKRRKKSLELRKAKKQLEKETQNYQPEPFASSIDQCSEHYVSEGGDGIFPSRSLSVIEMVAFLEQRANALLEDCTKNCSNSYAVTRFAGQFKGLPSVSEPYTTLAACEMFSQRGSSESGDLQNEPVRVLDMVAKLESECLKRQNEHDAGRLSRNNSFRRNVGRMFLASGSQSEKNETGKVSSERVDLKDHIEDFGTLDNICTKSIPKADDSLWAEAAPSASRKKQSLQPVDDFYITSVKLTLPREKSLKIRSQCDIEITVDPVKFSFSVCPKTLVIAPDALQWKNIEVDQSIKESETCLGRKSVSSPKVVAIPIQKQSETDKRDPEVKTSSLSCEDSLPGTLFFQLHKNQKDEKDPCLHERYKQKLPEIGLIIKEASTDGIASENYSLESYIASVSLENGSRVPLKKQVSHDFLETRFKIQQLLEPQQYMIFLPHHIMVKIFRFLPTKTLAILKCTCLYFKFIIEHYDIRPADSLWVRDPRYKADPCKQCKKKYVKGDVSLCWWHPKPYCQALPYGPGYWMCCHKTQKESSGCKVGLHDNRWVPACHSFNRTIYKKIKESEQDDEF; from the exons ATGAGGAGTTCCTACAGGCTTATTCTTTGCGAACCACTGAAAACCACATCCACTGCATTTCATCAAGTCAGACG gaTTTCTGGCATGCACCTAAAACCATATCACAAGCTACAAAAGAGAAATCCATTTCTAGAATTGAGCCAGAATACAATGAAAAACCTTCCTATGAATCACAAGAGCTctgtaaaagaaataaaactcATTAATGCTTGCACTAAACAGAGCTTTTTATCTGTATCAACCCATAGGCCTTTAGGAGCTTTGTCTCAGAACACAATGTACAATGAAGGTGGGAAAAATACAGCAGATAGTCTTGTTAAAGGAAAGAATATTTCTGCAACAATCCATCCAGGTAGTGAAGTGGAAGGTCCATTGGATATCTGTACAATCATCAAACCTGGAAATACCAAGGAGAAGATTGCCTTTTTTGCAGCACATCATTGTGGCAACAATAGGACAGGCTCAGTAAAAATCAAGAGCACCTGGGATATAGATGAAAGATCtgctaaaagaagaaaaaaatctttaGAACTTAGGAAAGCTAAAAAGCAATTAGAGAAGGAGACACAAAACTACCAACCTGAACCTTTTGCTTCCAGCATCGACCAGTGTTCTGAACATTATGTAAGTGAAGGAGGTGATGGCATATTTCCAAGTAGATCTTTGTCTGTAATAGAGATGGTAGCTTTTCTGGAACAACGAGCAAATGCTTTACTCGAAGACTGTACAAAAAATTGCTCAAACTCTTATGCTGTAACAAGGTTTGCTGGACAGTTTAAAGGGTTACCTTCAGTTTCAGAACCTTATACCACACTTGCTGCCTGTGAGATGTTTTCCCAGAGAGGCTCTTCTGAAAGTGGCGATCTGCAGAATGAGCCTGTGCGTGTTCTGGACATGGTTGCAAAACTTGAATCAGAGTGTTTAAAGCGTCAAAATGAACATGACGCAGGGCGTCTCTCTAGAAATAACAGTTTCCGAAGAAATGTTGGCAGGATGTTTCTAGCAAGTGGATCTCAGTCTGAAAAGAATGAAACTGGAAAAGTATCTTCTGAGAGAGTTGATCTCAAGGATCACATTGAAGATTTTGGTACATTAGATAATATCTGCACAAAATCAATCCCTAAAGCTGATGACTCATTATGGGCTGAAGCTGCACCTTCAGCATCCCGCAAAAAGCAGTCCTTGCAACCAGTGGATGATTTCTATATTACAAGTGTTAAATTAACCCTTCCCAGGGAAAAGTCACTGAAAATTAGAAGTCAATGTGATATTGAAATAACAGTGGATCCTGTTAAGTTCTCTTTTTCTGTGTGTCCAAAAACCCTGGTAATTGCACCAGATGCATTGCAGTGGAAGAATATAGAAGTTGACCAATCAATTAAAGAATCTGAAACCTGCCTTGGAAGGAAATCTGTCTCATCACCAAAGGTAGTAGCTATACCAATTCAGAAACAATCAGAAACTGATAAGAGAGATCCAGAAGTAAAAACCTCAAGTTTAAGTTGTGAAGATTCACTTCCAGGGACATTATTTTTCCAACTGCACAAGAATCAAAAGGATGAAAAAGATCCATGTTTGCATGAAAGGTACAAACAAAAGTTGCCAGAAATAGGCTTGATAATAAAGGAGGCTTCTACTGATGGAATAGCCAGTGAAAATTATTCTTTAGAGAGCTACATAGCTTCAGTATCTTTAGAAAATGGGTCTCGGGTACCTTTGAAAAAACAGGTGTCTCATGATTTTTTGGAGACAAGGTTTAAAATTCAGCAGCTTTTGGAACCTCAGCAGTATATGATCTTTTTGCCACATCACATTATGGTAAAGATATTTCGATTTCTTCCTACAAAAACACTGGCAATTCTAAAATGTACATGTCTTTATTTCAAGTTCATCATTGAACACTATGACATAAGACCAGCAGATTCCCTTTGGGTCCGTGATCCACGCTACAAAGCTGATCCTTGTAAGCAGTGCAAAAAGAAATATGTGAAAGGGGATGTTTCTCTGTGCTGGTGGCATCCCAAGCCTTATTGTCAAGCTTTACCATATGGACCAGGTTATTGGATGTGCTGCCATAAGACTCAGAAAGAGAGTTCTGGTTGCAAAGTAGGACTTCATGACAATCGGTGGGTCCCTGCTTGCCACAGCTTTAACCGAACtatttacaagaaaataaaagaatcTGAACAAGATGATGAATTTTAG